The Chitinophaga sp. H8 region AGAAGGCAATAAAGCCCGCAAATAATATTCCTGTAGCAGGCTGTTGTACACGTCTTTATCAGCAACGGCCTGCTACTAATATCATTGTCCTATCTTTGCAGCTCCCCCGTTGTACCCAGCCATTTTGCTGAGGTATTATTATAAATTGACTGTTTATGTGGAAAGGCATTTTGTTGGTGTTGACCGGTGCCTGTAGTTTTGGTATTTTATCCACTATTGTTAAGCTGGGCTATCAGCAAGGATTTACACTTGGCGAACTTTGTGCCCTGCAGGCCGGTATCGGGATGGTGATATTATGGTTACTGCATTTTTTCTCCCGTGCTCCTACCCCTTCCCTGAAGCACCGCGATGTCCGTACCTTCTTTATCCTGGGGAGTTCTACCGGGATGGTCAGCATCACCTATTACCTGAGTGTACAATATATTCCTGCCAGCGTAGCTATCATCCTGCTGATGCAGTTTACCTGGATGAGTATGCTGGCCGAACTGATCATTTATAAGAAACGGCCTTCCCCCATCCAATGGGTAGCAGTAGCATTAATTCTTACCGGTACGCTGATGGCAAGTGGTATACTTAACCACAACAATGCCACGCTTCATTGGCAGGGCCTGGTTTTTGGCCTGCTCGCAGCGCTGTGTTATACGATCTTTATAGTAGCCAGCAGTAAGGCCTCCGGCACCTTATCGCCAGTAGTTAAAAGTGCCTGGATGGTAACAGGTGCTTTTGTACTGATCTGCTGTATTTTTCCGCCTGCCTTTATTTTCAATGGAAAACTCACCTCCACCCCATTATTGCTTTGGGGGCTTCCGCTGGCTATTTTCGGGACGGTATTGCCTCCCCTGTTATTTTCCAAAGGAATGCCTAAAACGGGACTGGCCCTGGGGGCTATACTCAGCGCGGTAGAATTGCCGGTAGCTGTATTATCAGCCACCATTATGCTGAAAGAAGCAGTTTCCCTGATACAGGTAGCAGGCATTTTTATTATACTGCTGGCCATTGCGGCAGCTAATTTGCGTAAGCGCGTACCTGCTTTATAGCGCAGCCTACCGGGAAGCCATCATTAAATGGTAGTTTTTATTTATCTTTGCTCCCCGCCAGCATGGTATTCATTATACCTCCGGGTTATTGTAAGGCGTGACAACCTGCAATAAACCCATCACATGCGGCAGTGGCGCAAGATAACGACAACTCAGATT contains the following coding sequences:
- a CDS encoding EamA family transporter; its protein translation is MWKGILLVLTGACSFGILSTIVKLGYQQGFTLGELCALQAGIGMVILWLLHFFSRAPTPSLKHRDVRTFFILGSSTGMVSITYYLSVQYIPASVAIILLMQFTWMSMLAELIIYKKRPSPIQWVAVALILTGTLMASGILNHNNATLHWQGLVFGLLAALCYTIFIVASSKASGTLSPVVKSAWMVTGAFVLICCIFPPAFIFNGKLTSTPLLLWGLPLAIFGTVLPPLLFSKGMPKTGLALGAILSAVELPVAVLSATIMLKEAVSLIQVAGIFIILLAIAAANLRKRVPAL